The following are from one region of the Scyliorhinus canicula chromosome 26, sScyCan1.1, whole genome shotgun sequence genome:
- the LOC119957386 gene encoding BAG family molecular chaperone regulator 4-like, whose product MMDHQMPPQGLVNGVFPSGRASSPGRIPGSTWYSRGVSESILPENIPGESIQQQSYPQHQQHSQNQQAYLQQPTQQAGLPRPPSNGHASSAQWAHSQTGPPSSLQSRAQTPAHTAYPAQGQQREVYEQQQQYPVTAPQYHYRNPDSAPQPTMYPPQHQPAPSPQTQPWSPSAPAPSLTPTGLQSHDLWAQTRAAGLPSSTEQFPHAMSQFGGRGVSGPSTPGWQRLSPSQSMYEQKDLPYPLNHQDLRPRLSNLSYLGSEQQAAGYVPAQTPDQLPTMPHGQRMEYSAPPTVYKTRTPPKVARDKPAVPTNNGTEQQTEANAHPGHMKVEQVLSHVQQLEAEVSHFDGKRGDKTYRLLEELLTKQLLEVDSVETNGQEQIRQARKEAVHKIQGVLEKLESMAE is encoded by the exons GGTTTAGTCAATGGTGTATTCCCTTCCGGAAGAGCATCGTCGCCGGGCCGAATCCCAGGGAGCACGTGGTATTCCCGCGGAGTGAGTGAAAGCATACTGCCCGAGAACATTCCCGGCGAGAGCATTCAGCAGCAAAGCTATCCCCAGCACCAGCAGCACTCCCAGAATCAGCAGGCCTACCTGCAGCAGCCCACCCAGCAGGCAGGCCTGCCCCGGCCCCCCAGTAATGGGCACGCCTCCTCTGCTCAGTGGGCCCACTCGCAGACTGGGCCACCCTCGAGCCTGCAATCGAGGGCCCAGACACCAGCCCACACAGCGTATCCAGCTCAAGGACAGCAGCGG GAGGTGTACGAGCAACAGCAGCAGTACCCAGTGACCGCCCCGCAGTACCACTACAGAAACCCGGATTCGGCCCCACAGCCGACCATGTACCCTCCCCAGCATCAGCCTGCACCCAGCCCGCAAACACAGCCCTGGTCACCCTCAGCACCAGCACcctctctgacacccacaggaTTGCAGTCCCACGAcctctgggcccagacccgggcgGCCGGGCTACCATCGTCCACGGAGCAGTTCCCTCACGCAATGTCACAGTTCGGGGGTAGGGGCGTATCGGGACCATCAACGCCTGGCTGGCAGAGGCTCAGTCCATCGCAGTCAATGTACGAACAGAAG GACCTCCCGTATCCCTTGAATCACCAGGATCTCCGGCCCCGCCTCAGCAACCTGAGCTACCTGGGCAGCGAGCAGCAGGCCGCTGGCTACGTCCCGGCCCAGACTCCAGACCAGCTGCCGACCATGCCCCACGGGCAAAGGATGGAGTACAGCGCTCCTCCAACTGTGTACAAGACCCGCACGCCGCCCAAGGTCGCCAGGGACAAGCCGGCGGTGCCCACCAACAACGGCACGGAGCAGCAGACGGAGGCAAACGCCCACCCGGGCCACATGAAGGTGGAGCAGGTCTTGAGCCACGTGCAGCAGCTGGAGGCGGAGGTGAGCCACTTCGACGGGAAGCGGGGCGACAAGACGTACAGGCTACTGGAGGAACTGTTGACCAagcagcttctggaggtggactcGGTGGAAACCAACGGGCAGGAGCAGATCCGGCAGGCCCGCAAGGAAGCGGTGCACAAAATCCAGGGGGTGCTGGAGAAACTGGAGAGCATGGCCGAGTAG